One Solanum pennellii chromosome 10, SPENNV200 genomic region harbors:
- the LOC107001638 gene encoding protein PELOTA 1-like: MDVIPNMVIASKDSIKDDFRAYLLLEAKKRKIKSIERNESRILVIHQNNIKDVLSDRVIINMNANVKNNIKDVLSDRVIMNMNANVKVIEKFMDMVINKCDWVCYGTKSVEYAHELLAIDTLLITEELSEKKDIKLRKKYSKLKKLVQEAGGKVIQFSDVEGEKLAQMTGIAAILRFPIPNIDDLVL, encoded by the exons ATGGATGTCATACCTAACATGGTGATTGCAAGCAAAGACTCTATCAAGGATGATTTTCGAGCTTACTTGTTGCTTGAGGCTAAAAAACGGAAGATAAAATCCATCGAGAGAAACGAATCGCGTATTCTTGTGATTCATCAGAACAATATAAAAGATGTTTTGAGCGATAGAGTGATCATAAATATGAACGCTAACGTAAAG AACAATATAAAAGATGTTTTGAGCGATAGAGTGATCATGAATATGAACGCGAACGTAAAGGTGATTGAAAAATTCATGGATATGGTGATaaataaatgtgattgggtGTGTTATGGCACTAAAAGTGTTGAATATGCACATGAATTGCTTGCAATTGATACACTTTTGATCACAGAAGAACTGTCAGAGAAGAAGGATattaaattgagaaaaaaatactcaaagttgaagaaattaGTGCAAGAAGCTGGTGGAAAAGTAATACAATTTAGTGATGTCGAAGGAGAAAAACTTGCTCAGATGACTGGAATTGCTGCAATTTTGAGGTTTCCTATTCCTAATATTGATGACTTGGTGTTatag